The genomic region AAGGTCACATGGTGATGTATGGTGCAGTTTTTAGGATCAATATGAACACAACATGAACACGGTATGGAGTCCTCTAAGTAACAGCTTGGCGCTACAGGTGTCGTGTCTTTCAAATCTGGGAACAGTGGGAACTGAATCTGCTAAGTCAGCTGACTTCCTGAAATTTGCAGTATTCCCGCCATACAAACATCCGTTTTTCTCTGcgcaagaaaaaaacccaaaacaaaacatggtactCAAGGGTGCTCAAGTAGTCAGTGTCTGAATCTCATGGAAGCTCTAGGTGGACATTGTCTATGTGTTCACTGCCCTGGAATTGACCATCTCAAGGACATCCCATGTCATGGACTACTCAATGCCCATGTCGATGCAGCACGCTTGGTGTTAAAGAGTTAACTTAGAATTAAATCTGACCCATGTCCCGTAGTCTAAACAGCGAAACATTTTGCTTGGTGTAAACACCCAGGCAAACACAGAAAGAAGCCCAGCAAACAGACAGAGTTCCTGTCCAGAtgaagacttggtggcaaccaATGATCCAGGAGATGATGCTATATAACTTAGAGGTTTGCACTTTTCACCAGCACTTTCCATAATATAGCTCAGTGGTCAGTCCCTTTATCAGATGAGCACAGGGATTCTATGTGGGGGTGAACCATGGACACCTCCACGTTCATCTTTTGTAGCAGGCTAACTGTGAGGAATggtgtatattttcctcctcaaaacagcgAAATGTATAGTCAGGGTTTTAGATTTAATAAGCTAACATGTCTGTACGTTGATTGATCTACCTGtacttgtatatacagcatTCATTATACGGCGTACACAACTCgtttaaaagggaaaaaatgtgcCGCgttgctgtgagcagccatgctgATTTGATGTCAGttgctgaactcggggttgCTGAGACCGACCCGGGTTTCTGAGTAGGAAATCAGAGTTTTGGAGGTCGAATGCAGCGTTGGAACTACTCCTGATCATGTGTATGCCAAAACCCCTAGTGGTAGACAAGTGTAATCACCGATAAACTGATTACGAGCAGCTCCCGCCCCACTACTCGGCACTGATTGGCAGTCATTGCTGACTCTGCTCAAAACAAGGTGCAGACAGGTGACAGTTGAAATGTAAAGTAGAGTGTGTTTTCAGGGACTGCAGGAGCCTCATTGCTGAGCGTGATAAGCAGCTTATCAGTCTATTTGGTGTGCCTAGTGCAGTTTTAGTTGATCTCTGCCAGCAATTCGTCCCACTATTTCACAGGTCAACAAAATGCAGCAacaacatccacacacacacacactcaaatccTTTTTACTCTAGGGCACTTTTTTTCTGGGACTCTTTTTAATCACAGGCACATTTCAATATGAAATTGGAGACAGGTCTGGGGTTTCCTAACCGACTACAGTACACTGAACAAATACGGCAGTGGAAAAGACCGCAATAatgtggggcttttttttttttttttttgctattgcAGGTTTTCCAAATGTAATTGTGTCAATAGATGCgcacagaaaaaacaaaacataaacagaaaTAGCAAGTACTAATCACTTTGGGTGCCCTCATTTGTGTGCTATTGTCTGGCACTCCATTTTTTTATGTAGGAGTTTCCTTGTGTTGATAACTagtttccatccacccattcattttctataccgcttatcctacacagggtcgcggggagcctggagaggcacaaagcgggggacaccctggacggggtgccaacccatcccagggcacaatcacacacattcacacaccgaGAATGGAAGAGGATAATCACATAATTATGACAGAGAATTGggaaacttgttttttttattattattattggtaagGGTGGTATTGAATATTGTACAATAATAGgacacttatttattatttatatctcGCATGATAATTGAgtattaacaaatatatttacaaaaagccCACACTTTTCCGGAGTGTTAGGAACATTGGCAAATGGTtatatcaaacaaacaaacaaacaaaaacaggaaagaCATTCTTTTATGATAGTGGGTGTAGTGATACGGgatattataaaacaaaatgcataATTCAGCttgtatataatattcatatatttattataaaaaataaactttggCTCTAAGATACattaagcaagaaaaaaaaaatctattactATAATGGAATGGCAAGAGGGAATTCCTGCCAACCACAGTCTAATGAATTAATGGATTTAGTATCTTCTCTGATACATTGTTAAATATCACAGCAAATCACAGACTAttaggaaataaataataataataataataataataataataataatttcacatCACCAATACTCAAAATGTAATATGAAGCACACAAGTTCATGATAAAATGGAGTGATCTTCATAGAAATAATACACAGGGCTGGAGTTCTCAGTCCTGAGGAACAAGCTCTTTGTGCTATAATATAATCAGGTGCCTAAGCGTGTTGTTCTGCTCTCAGAGTACTGCGTGTCATTTCCCTTGTGTTGTGTATGTAAAGTCATGTCTGTGCATTTGTGGGGGTGTATGATGATATGGAGGCACTCTTGTCAACTCCAATACATTGGTGAAGCCAACAAGCACCAGGTCAGCTGTCTTGTAATCGCTCCATATCCCAAAGGAGCCAAAGCCCAAAGCAAAGTGGCCAAGAGACAGGTCACAGATCTGcagcaacacatacacacagacgcACGTGTGAGGTCACTGTGTCCTTGAGAAAAGTAATATACACAAGCAGAGAGTCAAATAATGACTTATAATTACTTAAATAATTATAGTTCAttactatataataatatacactagatgaccaaaagtttatggacacctcaccatcacactcacacacaatgtgagtcttccccaaacttatatatgtttatatacgGTATATAGCAGCAGTTTATATATCCAGCCTCAGTCTTCAGTGCTGTATGCTTGTATCTAAGAACGCCTGCTGTAACCATTTAGACTATGatactcatactgaacatcttttcaacacacttagtctGACTGTATACGGATACAATTATAGAAGAGTGATGATTTATAATTCCACTATCCAGAGTCATGCAGAACAGGAAGGGTTCGCTTTTAGGCCTGGGTCctgtcaaggtttcttcctcatgccatCTCATggagttttttcttgccactgttgcttcttgcttgctcattaggaatctaatatctacatctggatttctgtaaagctacatTGTGACAATGActttcgtttaaaaaaaaaaaaaaaagctatacaAATAGAACAGAATTGAATTGACTTGAATTTGCCCCGTCCCTAATCTTAACCTTAACCTTCGGAACATTATAGTAATTTAATCAAAATATGTTTGCTAGAGTGCAacctttttggaaaaaaaaacaaacaaacatgtactgACTAATTTCTAGTCATTTCTAATGACTTCTAATTTCAGTTCAAATAAAAGTTATTAATAGATATATGCCGTCAAGGGTGTATTCCCAACTGGCGCCGATGCTCCCAGGATTCTATCATAAAAAGTAAAGATGGACCCTGGTTTAATATTCTTGCGCAGACGAAAAGCACCAGAAACCAGTTTATTTTATGATGTCATGGTACACGATAggctatttattaattaattaacggtgcgattaattatttttttccttaccaCAATATATATACCATCTTACTACTAAGTGGGAGTGGTAGCTCAGGAGTTAAGGCAAGTGATTGGAAGGATGTAAGTTCAAATTCCAGTACCGCTAAAGAGAAACTGTTAGACCTCCATGAGACGCTATTAAATCTGTCAAATCTAGACGCCAGGGAAGCATCTACCAAATGGAAAAGGTCGCGTAATTCTATTTGCTTTACCTATTAAAGTCCACTCATAATGCTGCAAAGGCCAGTCACATGACAGAGCAGACACCTGCTGAAGTCTGAAGTTTCTCCCCACTGTGACTGGTGCCTGTCTTCTCATACCTGTACAGATAGGAGGAGACGATTTCTTAAGAACTGAACAATTCACGATGTCTGCATTGTGTTTAATAGCCATGAGCCAAtggtatttttaaatatcataacACCGTATATAGCGACCCTACTGGTTTATAATACTGGTTTATAAAAGGCCGCCAGCCTTGATGCAATGTGTACAGACAGCCTTTATCTCAGGAGTCCACAAAGCTACATAGAAGTGGAATATTCCTAGGCGGACCACCCAGATGAGACACAGGAATATCACCGAATATCATAGTATAAAGGACAGTTGCTATTCTTGGCTTATGGctatttttttcattagttCAAACTGATAAAGCTCAGTACCCATTTAGGTTTCCTGGTTCGGAGTGGTACACATGCTTGGTCTTCTCATTGACTGTGAGTGTAACACTATGGCCGACCTTCGGCAGAAGGTACTGAGTCTTtgtttccatggaaacagaTGGCAAAGTCATATGACTGCAAGGCAGGTTGCCATTGGGTTCTAAAATGTCATGGACCGGGTTGTTGTCTGTTGCTTCAAGGTGAGCTGTTGAAATGACTTTTATGTCAGGCAGCTGAGTCTTTGTCTGGCTCTGTTTGACTGAGGCCTCACCATGAGCAAGCTGTAGTTTCTTCATGTGGTTGATGGCCACTGTCGCATTGAAAGCTTGCTGGAATACACAAAAAGATAACATCACATAATCTTCCTCATCCACAACTAAGAAAAAACAGCTCCAGactgggaaaaagaaaaatcacacaTTTATGAGTGTTTGAGCGTATGAAATGACCGTTGCTGAAGCTGTGTTGTGTAATCAGGCCAGAGCTCAGAGCCTTAAGAGACTGGGTGCCTTTACCTTCCACTTGGACTTGGCAAAGTTCTTCTGGATCTGCTCACTGACGGAATGGTAGATATCACGGCTTTGGGCGGTCTTTCCAATGATCCTGAAGACAAATACAGAAACGAATCTCTCTCCAAATCTCTTGGTCTATCACAGCCAGTGGCCACAATGTTTAAACCAAGCCTTTTATATCTAGCAAACATGAAGGAGTAAAAGACAGACATACAAATTGTATCCTATGACCATTAAGTTGGTATATTATCCTAATGCTGTGTAAGCAAACACATATGCAAAGAAGCAATTATTATAACCCTAATCCAGGTGGACAAATCACAGCTTTGGTGGCTTAAGTAGCATGCAGGGATCACAGACAGACTTTTAAGAATCCGGAACATGCAGATATGTAGAAACACTGACGAAACTGGAAAATAAAGTGCGGCATAAAGCCTGTCATATCCTGCTAACACAGTATACACAATACATCGCCTCACAGTTACTGAAATTATAGATATGGAGAGAACACGCCAGAGCAAAGGCACTAGCCAGACtagaatatttttttacttgtgACGTGAGGAGAGAACACCACAGCTCCTAGATAGCCAAAGCGTTCACCAGTGACCTTCTGACTTTTTGTCGAAGACTCAAACACAATGTCAGAGATGGATAATGACTATGGATACACAGGAATTCCCCCTAATTTCTTtcccttagtctgtattaaCTCACTTTAACTAGCTGGTTACACGACATCACATCATGCTACTGCACCAATTTTTAGTCTATTCAGTTTGGTTGCCAGTCAACGAAAACATGGGTctgggcagcacactggagcttcCACTTCCGCCTAGTGGGTTAGCTAATGATTTATCATTTATCCACCCCTGCTAATATTTacgaaccaaaacaaaacaaaactaggcACTGGCTACAAAAATGTCTAGACCTCTTACTAGAACATTGCTTAATATAGGAAAAAAATTCCAAATGatataaaacacagaaaactaAACTATTTGTGGGCGAGAGATTCATGCTCCCTCTTCAGTTATCTACCCTTTGGTAGAGTTTCTAAAAAGTATCTGTTTTTACTGTACCAAATGTTCTCATAACTCTTTTTGATTACCGTTCATTCCAATACATGCTTAAGCAAGGtcacacaagcaagagtgctgctgtactgaatatcagcacggctGTGATTCTTCTGCAGGTACACATGACCATTAGCATGACTGCGAGTGCAATATTGCTTTTCAGACACAATACGACCAAATATTTTGCTCCGTCAATGAAAATAGCTCCCAGTGTGAATGGATAGAGCGTTATATGTTGCCATGCAAcgcacagactgactgacagcccaTAGTAAGTGTAGTAAAGGTTTCAGTGTGATGAACTACCGCTAGAGTCGGAATTTTATGTAGCAAAGACAGACACGCAGAGTGAGACAAACAGCGAAATGTAACGAGTGCTGTTGTACTAAATATCAGCTCTCTTGTCCAATCACattagtggaccggaactaTATCTTACCAGGGATGTCTAAGAGCTTGCTCTGTTGTGTAGCGCAAATTAGGATTCTTCTTCATCATGTTGCGGATGAAGTCCTTTGCTGAaaatacagtaaacacacagaaTGTTAACTATGTCCATATGTGcctatataaatatacacagttttgttgagtttgcatgttgagagagagagagagagagagagagagagagagagagagagagaaagaagacattCACCAGATTCTGAGATGTCGTCCCAGAAAGGAGAGTCAAACTCATACTGGGCTTTCATGATCTTCAAGAAAAGACGAGTCTCTGATTCCTCGTAAAAGGGGGGATATCCACAGAGACTGCAGAGACACATCGTTGAACACGATCATCatctatttattatattttaacattaataGTATAATTTTCCTGAAATACtcatatttaatttcatatGCTTCCTTTTTATGGACacgtgtacagtactgtatgtttgtgtattatgTGTTGAACTGTTAGCAGTTCCTCCACTAGGGGGAAATCTCTCACATGCTGCTCTATACAGCAACCACTGCCGTGGTAAGCAGAGCTTAACCTGGCTAGAGTTCGATGACATGGCGTAAACAGCTTGTTACACACATTGTATAACAGTCATGATCTAAACCCTTAAACAAGCCAGGGATCTTAAGTTCTAGCTGACATTATATCATCATCCAATAGAACTGTGTCCTACTGTAATAGGCCATAAAGTCTTACATCCTATGTGTGATATATAAGCTATTGTGGTTTAAATGgtacaaccctaattccaaaaaagttgggacgccgtgcaaactgtaaataaaaacggaATGCAGTGATCTGCAAATCTCacaaacccgtatgttattcacaacagaccatagaaaacatatcaaatgtttaaactgaggaaatggacCATTTTAAGGCAAAAAATGTGGTCAATTTTAATTTGATCACCGCAACGTCTCAacaaagttgggacgggggcaacaaaaggctggaaaagtaagtgttactaaatggaaacagctggaggaagattttgcaactaatgaggttaattggcagcaggtcagtTACATGAtcgggtataaaaagagtattttagagaggcagagtctctcagaagtgaagatgggatggaatctggatggaagcagatgttacTCTAAAATCTGtgtatacctttcagcattgatggtgtatttccagatgtgcaagctgcccattccataggcactaatgcaccccataccatcagacaTGCAGGATTTTGAACTGAGCAAAGATAAAAAGCCGgctggtccctctcctctttagtcctcttcaGTTTAGAGGACGTGGCGTCcgtggtttccaaaaagaatttggattcgtctgaccacagaacagttttccactttgcctcggtccattttaaatgagctttggtccagagaagacggcggcgtttctggatcatgttcacatatgtcTATTTGgtatttgtggatggcacgttCTGAGTTCTGGAGgagtttctgagcccatgcagcgatttccattacagaatcaggcctgtctttaatgcagtgccacctgagggcccgaagatcacgggcattcattttcaccctcgtccctcgcgcacagagatttctcccgattctctgaatcttttgatgatattatgtactgtagatgatgggatattcatagtcttcgcagttttacgttgaggaacattattctgaaaatgTTCCACAAATTGCAGACACATTTTTTCACAGACTGGTGACGCTccgcccatctttacttctgagagactctgcctgtctaagatactctttttaaacCCAGTCATGTAACTGACCTGCTGCcgattaacctccagctgtttctttttagtaacacttactttcccagccttttgtttcccccgtcccaactttttagagacgtgttgcggccatcaaattcaaaattaccttatttttttcttaaaactgtacatttcctcagtttaaacatgtgatatgttttctatgttctattgcgAATAACATACGGGattatgagatttgcaagtcgttgcattctgtttttatttacattttacacagcgtcccaactatTTTGGACTTGGGGTTGTAgatttaacagaaaaaaatattatcaataatagtaacaataacGGCAAGAGTATATTATAGGCAtcttacagtatgtatgtaatgACTCCAATAGACCAGCAGTCCACTGCTTTACTGTAAGGCTTCTGAGCCAACACCTCTGGAGCTATAGGCAAGAAAAAACAATCCGTATTCAAATACAATCTTTACACAATAggtacatttttgtcttttcttttttgaaccTTAAATGGCCTACTTACCCACATAGCCTGGGGTACCACAGGCTGTGGACATGATGCCCTTGTCCTCCATCTTTGAAAGTCCAAAATCGCTGATCATTATCTTGGACTCCTCATCTGGACTGTAGTACAACAAGTTCTCAGGCTTTGGAGGAAAAATAGATATTGTGCTTTACAGCAGATATTGTAGCAGACATGATTCAAAGCGTAGATGGATGTATTtagtgaactgtgtgtgtgcccGTACACATACCTTGAGGTCACGATGTACTATGCCATTCTTATGCAGGTAGTTAACTCCCTCGAGTACCTGCCTGATCACTAAGCTAGCATCCTTCTCCGAGTACACTCCCCGGTCCAGGATCCGATCGAACAGTTCACCACCTGAAACACTGCCAAAATAAGaatccaaaaacacaaaatcagaTAATAGCTTCTGCGAGTATAAATACACAACATAGAGATAAAAGTTATGGGCTGGAACAGGTAGACGTCTCACACACGCATTTGTATGAGAttctgtttttgtactttttggtGTTGtggatttttatattttctaaaatacagaaaacgCTTCGTGTAGGGAAATTGTGCGAACGGACTCTCATCCAGTtctgatggatttttttttagcagctaGAAATTCTTTGTAGGACTAAACCTTATAAAGTAATAGCACCCTGTGCTTGTGAGCAGTTTGTGAACTGTACAATATGTGCTTCCAATCCCCTggactttattatatttaagatATCCCCTAACGATAACATTACCATTTCCCAGTGAGCTATCAGAACTAATCTCACAAAACACAGCGTTATATTATGATACATTTTTCCGCTGCAGTATTTTTtagttgatatatatatatatatatatacacatttagtCACTACATTTTGATGTATCTTTGCCCATTTTCGCCCCGAGTGTAGGCAAACACTGACTACTTACAGCTGCATGACAAGGTAGTAATGAGTGCGACTTTCGTAGAGATCTTCCAACCCCACAACATTTTCATGTTTAAtcctaaaagaaaaagaacgtGAATTGTtgatttcatatatatatatatatatatatatatttatatatagccTACTTATATAActattatatacacactttttcacaacactgtattatatatatatatatatatatatatatatatatatatataaaatatattttttattgtaccTCCTTAACACAGCAATCTCATTCTCCAAGTTGATgtctcttttgttctttttcttcacaCACTTTATGGCAAAGAGCTTTCCTGTTTTCCTCTCCTTCACCATGAACACCTCAGAGAACGCTCCCctaagagacagagggaggtaGAGATACGCACAGAAAGAGGACGTTGTGTGAGGCTGTTCAGTTATTAAGATTTAACAGTTAACAACGACTCTGAGGGTCGAGAAGCCGGCTGATATTCTTGTCTCAGACAAGGTGATTCATTCTCCATTTTTAATGAGAACGTGCAGATGACCTGTTAAAGCCATTCCTCTTTGGCACTTCAGTTAAGCTCTGCACGCATCCGTATCACAACACCTAACAGCCATTTGTGCCAGGATCTGGAGGAGGTAAGAAAATAGCCCAACTGATTATCTTAATGTTAAGTGATGTTTTTTCCGCCCCGGTCCTCACACTACTTCATCCGTGAAAAACATCCGCCTGGTATCATCATCAAATGCTGAATGTTATGCATGAATTTTGTGCCCCATTAATCAAAACCAGAACTCTGACGTTTGAAGGAAATCAGAAGCCAACAACGTATTTTGTTACATTTCAAAATCGCTCTTTTGTGGATGGAGAATGGCATAAAACCACAGCGATAGCTTAATTTATTGTTCTCTGTTCCTTCCACACTGTCTAAAGCTGTAACCTGGAATACATGTCCTGGCTGGGGATTAAGCGTCAAAATCCCCTACGCAACGGAAATAGTAACAGCTCAGGTATCCAGGTGTGGCACTTCAAACAGGTCACTGAGCGCTCCATGAAACCCTCAAACCCTTCTTCTTTAACAGATTCATTCAGtaattcataaatattcataaatatacagtatacataaaTCCGCTTTAATTGTGTCCTTACACTATAATATTCCTTTTCAAGGGTAAAAACTATTTTACTCGGAGCTTTGTAGCAGGACACCCACTTGCCATGCCCTGTCTCACACCCCGCCCACCCCCACAAGCACACATATTCATGAAGAACACGGCGTATCAAAGAATTGCTTTTAATTGCCGCCTCCGAGCTCTTCTGAGGCCAGCACACTCTCTGTTACTGAAATTCTGCCTCTGCAATTTTACCTCTGAATATAAACGCTATGAAACAGAGTTCTGAGCCAGGCTTCGCTTCATTCAGTAATTCTAGTGGTATAATTATACGTGTTCTTGACATAGATACGATTGATTTAATGACTCTCTATATGTTAAAGATTTCAGCACCATGACAGATTAATACGTGCGAAGACTTGACCGGTAATTACGCACAATGCTCAGGGAGATGCGTATAAGGGAGATGCTTCAGTACATCTCAATCGCAGCCATTAATTTGTTGTAATTTCATTCACCGTGTTTTTCAGTGGCTCATGCTCTCCCTTGTAAGTGCTGCTGAGGGAGATTGGGATTTGGTTCAGGTTGTTTTTCTCGGCAGGAAACGCGTGGGTCATCTCCCCAAAGCAAAGCTTTTCTCACTGGTCCTACCGCATCATTTTTATAGCTCCAAAACAAGGACACCGGGGATGGTTGCAATGGATGTAAATGCTGCACTGATTTTCAGAGCTTTCACTAAGCTTATCTGAAGGTCACATGCACTTTCCTCCTGTCATGATCAAGACAATAGTTGTGTGTCACATgtccaataataaaaataaaaaaaatcccagcaccactcAGTTAGATTGTCTGTAGATAAATACAAAACCCTCTCTACCCAGTTCACTGTTCTGGAAGTGATCCTGACTCCTGAGTATTAAATAATCACAGCTTATCACAGCCTTCCATATCTCACAGCTTGTCTCCAAGAATAGAGGGAAATGTAGAGGGTGTTGTGATCTCTGTAATGTGATCTCTGTAAGTTTAACCATGGCagggttgttggtaccagactggctggtttgagtatttcagaaactgctgatctcccgggattttcacacacaacagtctttagattaaaaaaaaaacccattgagcTCTGTGGGCGATGTGGAAACACCTTAttgaggtcagaggaaaatggccagattggttcaagcttcCAGGAAGGATTATAATACCTCTTTACAACTTTGGTGagtggaaaagcatcacaaaacatcgaaccttgaggtggaagGGCTACAAcaaagcagaagaccacattaggTTCAGATAGCCTCAGATGCTTGTTCTTG from Ictalurus furcatus strain D&B chromosome 15, Billie_1.0, whole genome shotgun sequence harbors:
- the camk1gb gene encoding calcium/calmodulin-dependent protein kinase IGb, giving the protein MGRKEADYDWKKSTDNIQEVFDFIEVLGSGAFSEVFMVKERKTGKLFAIKCVKKKNKRDINLENEIAVLRRIKHENVVGLEDLYESRTHYYLVMQLVSGGELFDRILDRGVYSEKDASLVIRQVLEGVNYLHKNGIVHRDLKPENLLYYSPDEESKIMISDFGLSKMEDKGIMSTACGTPGYVAPEVLAQKPYSKAVDCWSIGVITYILLCGYPPFYEESETRLFLKIMKAQYEFDSPFWDDISESAKDFIRNMMKKNPNLRYTTEQALRHPWIIGKTAQSRDIYHSVSEQIQKNFAKSKWKQAFNATVAINHMKKLQLAHGEASVKQSQTKTQLPDIKVISTAHLEATDNNPVHDILEPNGNLPCSHMTLPSVSMETKTQYLLPKVGHSVTLTVNEKTKHVYHSEPGNLNGYEKTGTSHSGEKLQTSAGVCSVM